Proteins from a genomic interval of Desulfobacterales bacterium:
- a CDS encoding FumA C-terminus/TtdB family hydratase beta subunit has protein sequence MSLMRGRPALSENVKQIQVPFAAGVLATLKAGDLVSLTGYFYTGRDQTHRRLCALLDQGEPLPVDLGGQLLYYVGPSPARPGRVIGAAGPTTSYRMDPYTPRLLELGLAATMGKGARSRPVREAMVKHGAVYLAAVGGAGAYLARCIRKCELVAFEDAGPEAMFRFEVENFPAVVINDLAGNDYYEMVARGKRSPGIEPGVSQARFPALSSAGSHTDV, from the coding sequence ATGTCCTTAATGCGCGGCCGGCCGGCCCTGTCCGAAAATGTCAAGCAGATCCAGGTACCGTTTGCAGCCGGGGTACTTGCCACCCTGAAGGCCGGTGATCTGGTCAGCCTGACCGGTTATTTCTATACCGGCCGGGACCAGACCCACCGCCGGCTCTGCGCCCTGCTCGATCAGGGCGAGCCGTTGCCCGTGGACCTGGGCGGCCAGCTCCTTTATTATGTCGGCCCGAGCCCGGCCCGGCCCGGCCGGGTGATCGGCGCGGCCGGGCCGACCACCAGTTACCGGATGGATCCCTATACCCCGCGGCTGCTCGAACTGGGACTGGCCGCCACCATGGGCAAGGGGGCCCGTTCCCGGCCGGTGCGCGAGGCAATGGTCAAGCACGGGGCCGTCTATCTGGCCGCCGTCGGCGGGGCCGGGGCCTATCTGGCCCGCTGCATCCGCAAATGCGAGTTGGTGGCCTTTGAAGATGCCGGGCCCGAGGCCATGTTCCGTTTCGAGGTGGAGAACTTCCCGGCCGTGGTGATCAACGACCTGGCCGGCAACGACTATTATGAAATGGTGGCCAGGGGTAAGCGATCACCGGGCATTGAACCCGGAGTCTCGCAGGCTCGCTTCCCTGCTTTGTCATCGGCAGGTTCGCATACCGATGTATAG
- a CDS encoding 8-oxo-dGTP diphosphatase, with the protein MYTPIIGTLGFVVSPDKKQVLLVHRNRRPDDQHLGKFNGLGGKMLADEDVFTCMEREIREEAGIECIDISLRGTINWPGFGPGGEDWLGFIFRIDRFRGVPFAENQEGELLWKPIAGLNELPMWEGDRCFLPLVFDDHPGIFHGYMPYAQGRLKGWSCVRR; encoded by the coding sequence ATGTATACCCCGATTATCGGAACCCTGGGATTCGTGGTGTCACCCGATAAAAAGCAGGTCCTGCTGGTACACCGGAACCGGCGGCCGGACGACCAGCATCTGGGCAAGTTCAACGGCCTGGGCGGCAAGATGCTGGCCGATGAGGATGTGTTTACCTGCATGGAGCGGGAGATCCGGGAGGAGGCCGGGATCGAGTGCATTGATATTTCCCTGCGCGGCACCATCAACTGGCCCGGTTTCGGGCCCGGCGGCGAGGACTGGCTGGGGTTCATCTTCCGGATAGACCGGTTTCGCGGCGTCCCTTTTGCGGAGAACCAAGAGGGCGAGCTTCTCTGGAAGCCCATTGCCGGGCTGAATGAACTGCCGATGTGGGAAGGGGACCGCTGTTTCCTGCCCCTGGTTTTTGACGATCATCCCGGGATTTTTCATGGCTACATGCCCTATGCGCAGGGGCGTCTCAAGGGCTGGTCATGTGTGCGGCGGTAA